In a genomic window of Zingiber officinale cultivar Zhangliang chromosome 9B, Zo_v1.1, whole genome shotgun sequence:
- the LOC122023295 gene encoding zinc finger MYM-type protein 1-like has product MGIVNSCHNEARIQFEAFQDQRHSVGNILRVHSRDMEIDYRTRLTTMLDVTHFLLKQGLPFRGHDESTSSSNRGNFLELLEWYSQRNEEVSKVIKQNAHANNQLTSPKIQKDLTRACVSEITLAIINDIEDKFFSLMVDKAQDSSVKEHMGVVLRYVNKKGCVIERFLAVVHMPYTSSHSLKMAIDALFVQHGLSLSRLRDQGYDGASNMRGEFNGLKSLILQENIFAMYVHCFSHQLQLVLVDVAHDNFPMSEFFRYVTMIVNISGASFIEVLGNVMMTPLILRIKVLPQKLVEIKKHLVFPLVYCMIELALVLPVATASVERVFSAMKTVKTDLHNRMGDEWMNG; this is encoded by the exons ATGGGGATTGTGAATAGTTGTCACAATGAAGCTAGAATACAATTTGAGGCTTTTCAAGATCAAAGGCATAGTGTGGGGAATATTTTACGAGTACATAGTCGCGATATGGAAATTGATTATCGCACTCGTTTAACAACAATGTTGGATGTGACACACTTTCTATTGAAGCAAGGGTTGCCCTTTCGTGGGCACGATGAGTCAACTAGTTCTTCAAATAGAGGTAATTTTCTTGAGTTGCTTGAATGGTATAGTCAACGAAATGAAGAGGTTTctaaagttataaaacaaaatgctCATGCAAACAATCAATTGACTTCCCCAAAaattcaaaaggatttaacacgTGCATGTGTTTCAGAGATCACACTTGCTATAATCAATGATATTGAAGATAAATTCTTTTCTTTGATGGTTGATAAGGCTCAGGACAGTTCAGTGAAGGAGCATATGGGAGTTGTTTTGAGGTATGTGAATAAAAAAGGATGTGTGATTGAACGATTTCTTGCAGTTGTGCATATGCCTTACACTAGTTCTCATTCTTTGAAAATGGCTATTGATGCTTTATTTGTGCAACATGGTTTATCATTATCTAGATTGAGAGACCAAGGATATGATGGAGCTTCAAATATGCGTGGTGAGTTCAATGGATTGAAATCTCTGATACTACAAGAAAATATATTTGCAATGTATGTTCACTGTTTCTCTCACCAGCTCCAATTAGTTCTTGTTGATGTTGCCCATGACAATTTTCCTATGAGTGAATTTTTTAGGTATGTCACTATGATTGTGAATATATCTGGAGCATCAT TTATAGAAGTGTTAGGAAATGTAATGATGACGCCTCTTATTCTGCGAATAAAGGTGTTGCCGCAG AAATTGGTTGAGATTAAAAAACATTTGGTGTTCCCATTGGTTTATTGTATGATAGAGTTGGCATTAGTTTTACCAGTTGCAACTGCTTCGGTTGAACGAGTTTTTTCTGCAATGAAGACTGTGAAGACTGATTTACACAATAGAATGGGGGATGAATGGATGAATGGATGA